One window of Pseudomonadota bacterium genomic DNA carries:
- the bamC gene encoding outer membrane protein assembly factor BamC, translating to MNFHYLQKLLLYFLIGILLVACDTISEKRNVDYKSAGVGSRTQSLAIPPELGSITQTDRYAIPGDEETTFSKYAQKKGLDGVVATTTLLPTVPDIRIGREGTYRWLIVDRPVEEIWPVIMEFWMMKGFLISDQSPVTGIIETDWAQENSKTVLTGLQAFLKNIFSSAYSPPERDKFWTRIERISEGEAEIYVSHQGMKKLTMVNSQTVFSGWEETPRDPNAEAKMLYELMLYLGLPEQTVVASGISNEAKPIATLVSIDNESGGYALLVSGPVQRVWGRIGIVLLTLGASLEKRDEARGLYFIRYQDPDGQVVKKGFERLKFWKDKKIVEPMVYQIKVSGDDENSAVTIQDENGQAVHNETEKRILLVLQERLG from the coding sequence ATGAATTTCCATTACTTACAGAAGTTACTATTATATTTTCTTATCGGCATTTTACTTGTTGCTTGCGATACTATTTCCGAAAAGAGGAATGTAGACTATAAGTCTGCAGGGGTAGGTTCTCGAACGCAATCACTAGCCATTCCGCCGGAACTTGGTTCGATTACACAGACTGACCGCTATGCTATCCCTGGTGATGAAGAGACAACATTCTCGAAATACGCTCAGAAGAAAGGTTTAGATGGTGTGGTTGCGACAACGACACTTTTGCCGACTGTGCCCGATATTCGTATTGGCAGAGAGGGTACGTATCGATGGTTAATCGTCGACCGACCGGTGGAGGAAATATGGCCCGTCATTATGGAATTTTGGATGATGAAAGGATTTTTGATCTCAGATCAGTCGCCGGTCACAGGTATTATTGAAACAGATTGGGCTCAGGAAAACTCTAAGACAGTCTTAACCGGATTGCAGGCGTTCTTAAAAAACATCTTCTCTAGTGCCTATTCTCCTCCGGAGAGGGATAAGTTTTGGACTCGAATTGAGCGGATTAGTGAAGGCGAGGCAGAGATCTACGTTAGCCATCAAGGAATGAAAAAGCTCACGATGGTGAATAGCCAGACGGTTTTTAGTGGATGGGAGGAGACTCCCAGAGACCCCAATGCCGAGGCTAAGATGCTGTATGAGTTAATGCTGTATCTTGGTCTTCCAGAGCAGACAGTCGTGGCTAGCGGAATCTCAAATGAGGCAAAGCCCATAGCTACTCTAGTTTCTATAGATAACGAAAGCGGTGGATATGCCCTCCTGGTTTCTGGCCCTGTTCAAAGAGTGTGGGGCCGAATTGGTATCGTTCTATTGACGCTGGGCGCGTCTTTAGAAAAACGTGATGAGGCTAGAGGCTTATATTTTATTAGGTATCAGGATCCAGATGGGCAAGTAGTGAAAAAAGGCTTTGAGCGGCTTAAGTTTTGGAAAGACAAGAAAATTGTTGAGCCTATGGTGTATCAAATTAAGGTAAGTGGTGACGATGAGAACAGCGCGGTCACGATTCAGGACGAGAACGGTCAGGCGGTGCATAACGAAACAGAAAAACGTATTTTGCTGGTTTTGCAAGAAAGGCTGGGATAG
- a CDS encoding MBL fold metallo-hydrolase: MSFKFASLGSGSRGNGLLVSSGEAQVLVDCGFSILETERRLGRLDVDAAQIDAVLVTHEHDDHVGGVAGFAKKYSLPVHCTPGTFLASSKLSNLNSVEPIKGYASFKIKNLLIEPYPVPHDAREPSQFTITCGNKKLGILTDCGSITPHMERQLTGCSALFIEFNHDAEMLKRSQYPLTLKERISGRYGHISNSIAVELLGRIKGPQLQYVVAAHLSKENNDPNLVRKLIADALGWSEGRIDIATQDLGVDWRIVGST, from the coding sequence GTGTCTTTTAAGTTTGCATCGCTTGGGAGTGGTAGCCGAGGTAACGGACTCTTAGTTTCTTCTGGTGAGGCGCAAGTATTAGTCGATTGCGGATTTTCTATTCTTGAGACGGAGAGACGTTTAGGACGGCTTGATGTTGATGCTGCGCAGATTGATGCTGTGCTTGTGACTCATGAGCATGACGATCATGTCGGTGGTGTAGCTGGTTTTGCGAAGAAGTATTCGCTGCCGGTTCACTGCACGCCGGGCACGTTTTTAGCCAGTTCTAAATTAAGCAATTTAAATTCTGTTGAACCAATTAAGGGATATGCCTCTTTTAAAATTAAAAATCTTTTGATTGAGCCATATCCTGTCCCTCATGATGCTCGTGAGCCAAGTCAGTTTACGATCACCTGTGGGAATAAGAAGCTGGGGATACTCACCGACTGTGGTTCGATAACGCCTCATATGGAGCGGCAGTTGACAGGTTGCTCTGCGTTATTTATTGAGTTCAATCATGACGCAGAGATGCTAAAGCGTTCTCAGTACCCATTAACGCTGAAAGAAAGAATATCGGGGCGGTACGGCCACATCAGTAATTCTATTGCTGTGGAATTGCTCGGCAGAATCAAGGGGCCACAACTGCAGTATGTAGTAGCTGCTCATTTGTCGAAGGAAAATAATGATCCTAACCTAGTTCGAAAGTTGATTGCGGACGCTTTAGGTTGGAGTGAAGGCCGCATAGATATTGCAACACAGGATCTGGGTGTGGATTGGCGAATTGTAGGTTCAACGTAA
- a CDS encoding class I SAM-dependent methyltransferase, producing MHISSDPSLWVTKCSKLLRPGSKVLDLACGSGRHARYLADRGHSVTAVDKDAESLAQCATFSGIHVIEFDLEIGVWPFLEDKFDGIIVTNYLHRPIMPHIVNGLSDLGVLIYETFMVGNERFGRPSNSEFLLRANELIDVVREKLQVVMYEAGPVSLPKPAYIQRICAVSRDYEFAEKRLPDD from the coding sequence ATGCATATCAGCTCGGATCCTTCTTTATGGGTCACTAAGTGTTCAAAGTTGCTAAGGCCTGGATCAAAAGTGTTAGATTTGGCGTGTGGGTCAGGTCGGCACGCCCGTTACCTAGCCGATAGAGGACATTCTGTTACGGCCGTGGATAAAGATGCCGAATCGTTGGCGCAATGCGCAACGTTTAGTGGTATCCATGTGATCGAATTTGATTTGGAAATCGGGGTTTGGCCGTTTCTAGAGGATAAGTTTGATGGAATTATCGTGACAAATTATTTACATCGACCAATCATGCCTCATATTGTCAATGGGCTATCTGATTTGGGAGTCTTGATTTACGAGACTTTCATGGTTGGGAATGAACGTTTTGGTCGACCTAGCAATTCAGAATTTTTGTTGCGAGCCAATGAGTTGATTGATGTGGTTCGAGAAAAGCTGCAGGTAGTTATGTATGAGGCAGGTCCGGTTAGTCTACCTAAGCCTGCTTATATCCAAAGAATTTGTGCGGTTTCTCGCGATTATGAATTTGCTGAAAAACGTCTGCCTGACGATTGA
- the dapA gene encoding 4-hydroxy-tetrahydrodipicolinate synthase, with protein sequence MLVGSLVAIVTPMYEDGSLDYVSFGRLIDWHIDCGTRGIVVVGTTGESPTVAIDEHTALIEYAVKHVAGRVPVVAGTGANSTAEAIELSVHAQKVGADMSLSVVPYYNKPTQEGLYRHFRKIAESVDIPLILYNVPSRTIADLQNDTVCRLAEVDNVIGIKDATADMARGLDLINRTPKDFVVYSGDDATFMALMMLGSQGVISVTANVVPKEIQLVCDAILAGDYQKARSVNDQLSLLNTNLFVEANPIPVKWALQRMGKIRDGIRLPLTNLDDKFHQTVLESLSHAGIEL encoded by the coding sequence ATGTTGGTCGGAAGCCTTGTTGCTATTGTGACCCCAATGTATGAGGACGGCAGCCTGGACTACGTGTCTTTTGGGCGTTTGATTGATTGGCATATCGATTGCGGAACCCGTGGGATCGTAGTGGTTGGCACGACGGGAGAGTCGCCAACAGTGGCCATCGATGAGCATACAGCATTAATCGAGTATGCAGTGAAGCACGTAGCTGGTCGGGTTCCCGTGGTCGCTGGCACAGGTGCTAATTCGACGGCTGAGGCTATTGAGCTATCAGTCCACGCTCAAAAGGTTGGAGCCGATATGAGTTTATCGGTCGTTCCTTACTACAACAAACCTACTCAAGAGGGCTTATATAGGCATTTCCGTAAAATTGCTGAATCGGTTGATATACCTCTAATCTTATACAACGTGCCGTCAAGAACAATCGCGGATCTTCAAAACGATACGGTGTGCAGGCTTGCCGAAGTGGATAATGTTATAGGAATCAAAGATGCCACCGCAGACATGGCTAGAGGCCTAGATTTGATTAACAGGACTCCTAAGGATTTTGTTGTTTATAGTGGAGACGACGCGACGTTCATGGCTCTGATGATGCTTGGTTCTCAAGGGGTGATTTCAGTCACTGCTAATGTGGTTCCTAAGGAGATCCAGTTGGTCTGTGATGCGATTTTAGCAGGAGATTATCAGAAAGCCCGATCCGTAAATGATCAATTGTCGCTTTTAAATACTAATTTATTTGTGGAAGCAAATCCGATCCCGGTCAAATGGGCGCTCCAAAGGATGGGTAAAATCCGTGATGGTATTAGACTTCCTCTAACGAATTTGGATGACAAGTTTCACCAAACAGTGCTCGAGTCATTGAGTCATGCGGGCATTGAGCTTTAA